Part of the Cercospora beticola chromosome 5, complete sequence genome is shown below.
GCACAGCCATGTCGCTGGTCTTGCTGTTATTCGGATCGTGCGAGTTTGACCAGCTGTGCTCCAGTTGCTATGAGGGAATCCGGATCGACACCAGAGTGCGGCCAGGTCTTAATGGTCTCGACTTCTACCGCCACTCTCCCCTTTGCAACGCGTCTGCCGCGAGCTGCGTGTCCTGGTGAGCAGGCACAAGCTCAAAGACAGAGTCGGCAGAGTGATTGAGCAGACCTCACTCCTGTTAAGACAGCATAACTATGCAAAGTCAAGATAAATGAAAAGACGAAGACCAACCTTCTCGAAGCAGGCCTGGCCGATACCGATCACACGGTGCAGCAGAACAGCCGGGCGGCCGTGTGCTCGTGGGCCGCCATCGGTTAGCCCAACAGCGATTCCAGCCTCTCAGAATGCAATTGCTGCAGGTTGTGAGGGCGAGTGGGCGTGGTGCAAAGTTCACGACGTGTGCCTGCAGCACGCACAGCACGACGGGGCGCTTCGGCAGCCCTGCACCTGCATCTCTAACCGCCCACGCTAGCGAGTGCGCTTGGCAAATAGCCTCATTCTCATTGGTGAGCTGGACCACTGGCTTTGTGGACGATTTCCCTCCAAATGTTGTTTGCTGTGCCGCATGCTTGCAGCGCGTCTCGACGACTGCACTTGGTTCCCATGCTATGCCAACTGCTGACCTACCTCGAGATCACGAGACGCAGCACAGGAGTAAATATAACCACCGCAGCGAAGTACGCTCACCAGAAGCCAAGTCGAAGCCTCGGCAGCGACAAGCCGCTCCGCTTTCTCTCTCAGCCAATGATCTTCCGTGAGAGCTACAAGACGACTTCATTCGGCGCTTACAGCACCAGAAATATGCAATGCCCACCGCATCTGCCACGCATCGCGCCAGAAGCGCTTCCAGCTTCGTGGCTGTCCTGTCCTGTCCGTCCTGTGACGAGTCAGCCCATTCAAGCCGCCAAGCAAAATCGTGTGGTGTCCGCGTCTTGATCGCTTCTTTGGTAGGTGCTCGGCAGCCTAGATTTCCGTATTCCTTTCGATCCGATATCACTCTGCATATACACTTCGCTGCGGCTCGCATAgacttcttctctgcttgcTCCGCATGCTGTAAGCCTTACGTTCGGGAGCGATCTACCACATCCCATTTTAGGACAACTCCTCGCGCATCCTCGCCACCCAGCTCGACCTCTTCTGTCTCACGCTACCCAGACCATGCCAATTCGCAGATCGAGACGATAGCATTCAGTGCTAGCAGAGTGTGAGACCGGCCGCAGCTCATCATGGGCAAGCTGATCAAGAACCATTGGGCTCGTCTCATCTGCTTGACTGCCGCAATATGTACGCGAGAACAATGTCGCAATGCCAGTTCTTCGTGGATGCTAATGAACCTCGCAGACCAGATTGCCGCTGCAATAGAAGGCTTCTTCTGGCCGaagttcttcttcgacttcttgacGAAAAACTTTGATCATGCCGTCAAGCCGATACCTATACTACAAACCATCAACCTCGTCGTGGGGATCATAACTCTGGCCTACGAATGGCCGCTCAAATTCGTCGCTGGCACGGCGATCCATCAATCTATGGAGGTCCGACTGATGTGGCTACCGCTGGCGAGTCTGAgtagtcttctactctatcAAGCGACGAATCCAGCTTTATATTACTTCATTGCGATTATTGTATATTTCTGGGCCTACAGTGAAGGCGAGGTGAGTACTATCGATTGCGTGAATCATGATCTCCAGCTGACATGCTCTTAGGTCATATGTGCCGTTCCATGGACGTTACCACGGAAGATCGATCGGAGACGACAGGAGAAGGCATGATTTGATGACCCATGATACCTATTTGATTTGCATAGCGGAGGACAATGGAGTTCGATACCAAGACCAGGCACAGAAGCCGGCAGAAGAGGATCTCTCTGTTTCGCGCACAGCCGCGCCATTTCGTGTACATAGGCGTGCAACGACAGAGCATAATGCTTGCTCACATGATTACCATCACAATGCGTACCCACATCCTGCTTCGACTTGCATGGTCTGATAGTGCGAATGTGCTATGTCCCTCAAATGTTTGCTTCGCACCATAATGTGATGACCAGGTCTAGGGTTGGTGTTGCCCAAAGGAATTTCGATTGTAAAAGCTGGGTTTCTTTCCGCGTCCGACACGGACCGCCTCATGGTATATGTGCATCGCAATCTCTGCTCCGAGCCATCGCCTTGCCCTCGCCGAATGCTTTACTGCCTGCGTGCCTTCCACGCCAAAGCCTGTTGTACATGAACGCATCCCATTGCGCCCAGTCTCCAATACCAATGGCATCCGACTCCGCGGAAACTACATTACCGCACGAAGTCGCGTCGGCCGCATTGCGCCATCAAACGCAAGCGCTTTCAATGCAATGCATTCCCGTTCGCAGCCCCTGGGGTCTCTTCCATCATCCGCTGAGTACTCTTGCTCTACCTCATGAATCCACCACCTCCTTGTCTCGCCTGCGCCTCTCCTTGCATCTTCTCTGACACCTTGATGTTGACCTCGAAGAACTTCGCGACGCATCGATCGAGGCAGACGGATTCGCCCTTGTTCAGTTCGCCTTCGCGGTAGTTGTTGGGGATGCACTTCTTTGTGCATGTGTCGACGAGCCTGAGACACAATCATTAGCCAAAGATCGAGCGCATCTGAATAGTACGAGCTTACTGGTTGAACATGTTGCCGACCATCTCAAtctctgcctctgcagctgcaatcTTCTCCGTCGATGAAGGCTGCGGTCGGCCACCGAATCCGAGGAAAGACATGTTTGCGACTCCGGTATTTTGACTGCTAGCGATTGATCGGATGGAATGGCAGAGCTCGTTGTTGATGTCGTACAAGTGTTACCGGAGATGGATGCGCGAGCTGCGAGTCGCAGCTTCCAGCTTCAACTTTCGTGCCAAGAAAACGGGGATGTCATCGCCGTGCACTTCACGCGTTTCCTCGCCTAAACGTTCAACAACATCCAGAACAAGATGATGGTTTGATGAAGCCATATGCACACCGCAAAGCCTCATGTCAACGAAAGCACAGCCGGCCACGCTCGTACGAGAtgtctcgccgccgccgctgagaAAACGCTCAACCGCTCTTGCCAGCAGTGAGCAGAATGAGCCGCAAGATCATCATCCCGTCAAGTCAGAAGCCGCAAAGATTGAAGCGCACGAATTTGCGATCCGAGATCATCTGACCTATTTTGTACAGCATTTGTCTGCTGCGTTGAGGCCCAGCTCAGGTCCTAGAATCACAATCGAGCATTTTCGAAAGTTGTATCTTCGCAATCAGCATGCTAAAGGAGCCCATTTCGTGATTCATCAGCACGATCATCCGATCTCAGGTGTCCACTATGATCTTCGCCTGCAATTCTCCGAGACGAGCTCGGTGAGCTGGGCCATACCCTATGGCTTGCCCGGGAACGCGAATAGTCTTCGACCAAACAGGATGGCAATTGAGACTAGAGTCCATAATCTATGGGTAGGTGATAGTAACAATGCGAACTATATGTACACTATTCCGCGCCTGCCCCTTCAACAGACTATCGCAACGAGCTGACGATGACAGAATAATCTGATTGAATCAGCATCACATGCCACAGGCTCGCTTCTCATATGGGATATTGGTGAATTCGAAGTCCTCGACCGACCCCAGCAGAAGCCTACTCAAACCACAGATGATGAGTTGTGCGAAGCAGAGCAGGAGCCTGCCAAGTTAGAGCCCCAAAACGAGCGCTTGAAGAACGCCTTCCAGTCTCGTCACATACACCTCCGACTACATGGATCTCGCTTGCCTTATGGCTATACCATTGCTCTGCGATTGCCCTCACACAATGACCGAAGTGCCCAGCCTCAGAAGCCAGTACGCAAAAGGCGCCGCATTGACCCTTCGAAGGCGCGTACAGCGAGTATTGCCACCAGTAGTGAAGATGAACCCGATACGGAAGCCAAGGTTAGCtcgaagcaagaagaagctctcgaAGATGATCACCTCGATGCTG
Proteins encoded:
- the TIM10 gene encoding protein transporter tim10 — encoded protein: MSFLGFGGRPQPSSTEKIAAAEAEIEMVGNMFNQLVDTCTKKCIPNNYREGELNKGESVCLDRCVAKFFEVNIKVSEKMQGEAQARQGGGGFMR